The following proteins are co-located in the Micromonospora viridifaciens genome:
- a CDS encoding DUF1707 SHOCT-like domain-containing protein: MDGRNGMRAADADRAATAERLRLALEEGRLGLHEYDERLGRAYGAKTYGELDAVVADLPAPAPAERSAVVPRQPAPEPAVVSGGAPGAGSSRWLIRAWLPWLNVAGILTAIWLVSCLTSGKVLFYWPVWPLVPWGAVLLMCTVGGLVTGEPRREAERREYRRARREARRRARDAEDR; the protein is encoded by the coding sequence ATGGACGGGCGTAACGGGATGCGGGCGGCCGACGCCGACCGTGCGGCCACGGCTGAGCGGCTCCGGCTGGCGCTGGAAGAGGGCCGGCTCGGCCTGCACGAGTACGACGAACGACTGGGCCGGGCCTACGGGGCGAAGACGTACGGCGAACTGGACGCGGTGGTGGCGGACCTGCCCGCGCCCGCGCCGGCCGAGCGGTCGGCGGTGGTGCCACGGCAGCCGGCCCCTGAGCCAGCTGTGGTGTCCGGCGGGGCGCCCGGCGCCGGCTCGAGCCGGTGGCTGATCCGGGCATGGCTGCCCTGGCTGAATGTGGCGGGGATCCTGACCGCGATCTGGCTGGTCTCCTGCCTCACTTCGGGAAAGGTGCTGTTCTACTGGCCGGTCTGGCCGCTCGTCCCGTGGGGTGCGGTGCTGCTGATGTGTACCGTGGGCGGCCTGGTCACCGGCGAGCCGCGGCGCGAGGCGGAGCGCCGGGAGTACCGCCGGGCCCGCCGGGAGGCCCGGCGGCGGGCTCGCGACGCGGAGGACCGGTAG
- the infA gene encoding translation initiation factor IF-1: MPKKDGAIEIEGRVIEPLPNAMFRVELANGHKVLAHISGKMRQHYIRILPEDRVVVELSPYDLTRGRIVYRYK, encoded by the coding sequence ATGCCGAAAAAAGACGGAGCCATCGAGATCGAGGGTCGGGTCATCGAGCCTCTGCCGAACGCCATGTTCCGGGTGGAGCTCGCGAACGGCCACAAGGTGCTGGCTCACATCAGCGGCAAGATGCGGCAGCACTACATCCGCATCCTGCCGGAGGACCGGGTCGTCGTCGAACTCTCGCCGTACGACCTGACCCGCGGGCGCATCGTCTACCGCTACAAGTAA
- the rpmJ gene encoding 50S ribosomal protein L36 — protein sequence MKVKPSVKRICNKCQVIRRHGRVIVICADPRHKQRQG from the coding sequence GTGAAGGTCAAGCCGAGCGTCAAGCGGATCTGCAACAAGTGCCAGGTGATCCGCCGGCACGGCCGGGTCATCGTCATCTGCGCCGACCCGCGCCACAAGCAGCGCCAGGGCTGA
- the rpsM gene encoding 30S ribosomal protein S13 produces MARLVGVDLPRDKRMEIALTYIFGVGRTRALETLAATGISPDKRARDLTDEELVQLRDHIEANYKVEGDLRREVAADIRRKVEIGCYAGIRHRRGLPVRGQRTRTNARTRKGPKRTVAGKKKPGKK; encoded by the coding sequence ATGGCACGTCTAGTCGGCGTGGACCTCCCCCGCGACAAGCGGATGGAGATCGCGCTCACCTACATCTTCGGGGTCGGCCGTACCCGCGCCCTGGAGACCCTGGCCGCCACCGGCATCTCGCCGGACAAGCGCGCTCGCGACCTCACGGACGAGGAGCTCGTGCAGCTCCGCGACCACATCGAGGCCAACTACAAGGTTGAAGGTGACCTGCGCCGCGAGGTCGCCGCTGACATCCGCCGCAAGGTCGAGATCGGCTGCTACGCCGGCATCCGGCACCGCCGTGGTCTCCCCGTGCGTGGCCAGCGGACGCGGACCAACGCCCGCACCCGCAAGGGCCCGAAGCGGACCGTGGCCGGCAAGAAGAAGCCCGGCAAGAAGTAA
- the rpsK gene encoding 30S ribosomal protein S11 gives MPPKARAGAAVKKVRRKERKNVAHGQAHIKSTFNNTIVSITDPTGAVISWASAGQVGFKGSRKSTPFAAQLAAEAAARRAMEHGMRKVDVFVKGPGSGRETAIRSLQAVGLEVGQISDVTPQPHNGCRPPKRRRV, from the coding sequence ATGCCACCGAAGGCTCGTGCCGGAGCCGCCGTCAAGAAGGTCCGGCGCAAGGAACGCAAGAACGTCGCCCACGGGCAGGCGCACATCAAGAGCACCTTCAACAACACCATCGTGTCCATCACGGACCCGACCGGTGCGGTCATCTCCTGGGCCTCCGCGGGCCAGGTGGGCTTCAAGGGCTCCCGCAAGTCGACCCCGTTCGCCGCGCAGCTGGCCGCCGAGGCCGCCGCGCGTCGGGCCATGGAGCACGGCATGCGCAAGGTCGACGTGTTCGTCAAGGGTCCCGGCTCGGGCCGGGAGACCGCCATCCGCTCGCTGCAGGCCGTGGGCCTCGAGGTCGGCCAGATCTCCGACGTCACCCCGCAGCCGCACAACGGATGCCGTCCGCCGAAGCGTCGCCGGGTCTGA
- the rpsD gene encoding 30S ribosomal protein S4, whose product MARYTGADCRRCRREKMKLFLKGSKCDGPKCPFESRPFPPGQHGRGRTKETEYLLQLREKQKARRVYGVLEKQFHGYYEEAVAKPGKTGEVLLQILESRLDNVVYRAGYAKSRDMARQLVKHGHFTVNGKKVDIPSYRVKEHDIIEVRAKSKELTPFLVAQGEAGSRTVPAWLEAIPSQLKILVHSLPARQVIDTQVQEQLIVELYSK is encoded by the coding sequence ATGGCTCGTTACACCGGTGCTGACTGCCGCCGTTGCCGGCGGGAGAAGATGAAGCTGTTCCTCAAGGGCAGCAAGTGCGATGGCCCGAAGTGCCCGTTCGAGTCCCGGCCGTTCCCGCCCGGGCAGCACGGCCGCGGCCGCACCAAGGAGACGGAGTACCTGCTCCAGCTCCGCGAGAAGCAGAAGGCTCGCCGGGTCTACGGCGTGCTGGAGAAGCAGTTCCACGGCTACTACGAGGAGGCGGTGGCCAAGCCGGGCAAGACCGGTGAGGTCCTCCTGCAGATCCTCGAGTCGCGGCTGGACAACGTGGTCTACCGGGCCGGCTACGCCAAGTCCCGGGACATGGCCCGTCAGCTGGTCAAGCACGGTCACTTCACGGTGAACGGCAAGAAGGTCGACATCCCGTCGTACCGGGTCAAGGAGCACGACATCATCGAGGTGCGTGCGAAGAGCAAGGAGCTCACCCCGTTCCTGGTGGCGCAGGGTGAGGCCGGCTCGCGGACCGTCCCGGCGTGGCTGGAGGCCATCCCGAGCCAGCTGAAGATCCTCGTGCACTCGCTCCCGGCCCGCCAGGTGATCGACACCCAGGTCCAGGAGCAGCTGATCGTCGAGCTCTACTCGAAGTAA
- a CDS encoding DNA-directed RNA polymerase subunit alpha, with translation MLISQRPTLSEESINETRSRFTIEPLEPGFGYTLGNSLRRTLLSSIPGAAVTSIKIDGVLHEFTTIPGVKEDVVELVMNIKELCVSSEHDEPVSMYLRKQGPGDVTAGDIQPPAGVSVHNPDLKLATLNGKGRLDMELTVERGRGYVTAAQNKQAGAEIGRIPVDSIYSPVLKVTYRVEATRVEQRTDFDRLIIDVETKPSMGPRTALASAGSTLVELFGLARELDETAEGIDIGPSPQDAQLAADLALPIEELDLTVRSYNCLKREGINSVGELIGRTEADLLDIRNFGQKSIDEVKMKLAGMGLGLKDSAPNFDPAHVVDAFGEADYDTDDYRETEQL, from the coding sequence ATGCTCATCAGCCAGCGACCGACCCTCTCCGAGGAGTCGATCAACGAGACCCGGTCCCGGTTCACCATCGAGCCGCTGGAGCCGGGCTTCGGCTACACCCTGGGCAACTCGCTGCGGCGTACGCTGCTGTCGTCCATCCCGGGTGCGGCCGTCACCTCGATCAAGATCGACGGCGTGCTGCACGAGTTCACCACGATCCCCGGGGTCAAGGAGGACGTGGTCGAGCTCGTCATGAACATCAAGGAGCTCTGCGTCAGCTCCGAGCACGACGAGCCGGTCAGCATGTACCTGCGCAAGCAGGGCCCGGGCGACGTGACCGCCGGCGACATCCAGCCTCCGGCCGGTGTCTCGGTGCACAACCCGGACCTGAAGCTCGCCACCCTGAACGGCAAGGGCCGGCTCGACATGGAGCTGACCGTCGAGCGGGGTCGGGGCTACGTCACCGCGGCACAGAACAAGCAGGCGGGCGCGGAGATCGGCCGTATCCCGGTCGACTCGATCTACTCGCCGGTGCTCAAGGTGACGTACCGGGTCGAGGCGACCCGCGTCGAGCAGCGGACCGACTTCGACCGGCTGATCATCGACGTCGAGACCAAGCCGTCGATGGGCCCGCGCACCGCGCTGGCCTCGGCCGGCTCGACGCTGGTGGAGCTGTTCGGGCTGGCCCGGGAGCTGGACGAGACCGCCGAGGGCATCGACATCGGGCCGTCCCCGCAGGACGCCCAGCTGGCGGCCGACCTGGCTCTGCCGATCGAGGAGCTGGACCTCACCGTCCGCTCCTACAACTGCCTCAAGCGCGAGGGCATCAACTCCGTTGGTGAGCTGATCGGGCGTACCGAGGCGGACCTCCTCGACATCCGCAACTTCGGTCAGAAGTCGATCGACGAGGTCAAGATGAAGCTCGCCGGGATGGGCCTGGGGCTGAAGGACTCGGCTCCGAACTTCGACCCGGCGCACGTCGTGGACGCCTTCGGCGAGGCCGACTACGACACCGACGACTACCGCGAGACCGAGCAGCTCTAG
- the rplQ gene encoding 50S ribosomal protein L17, whose product MPTPTKGPRLGGSPAHERLMLANLATALFQHGKIQTTETKARRLRPLAEQLITKAKRGDLASRRRVLGVVKDKDVVYTLFDQIAPRYANRNGGYTRIVKTGPRKGDAAPMAIIELVEELQVAEPKANKKTAARKAAQQDKVEALAREEETPKSTPAEDQDSEPPVHASGDTAEAREDSDEAAENEKA is encoded by the coding sequence ATGCCCACGCCCACCAAGGGCCCCCGCCTCGGCGGCAGCCCCGCGCACGAGCGGCTGATGCTGGCCAACCTGGCCACCGCGCTGTTCCAGCACGGCAAGATCCAGACCACCGAGACGAAGGCCCGGCGGCTGCGTCCGCTGGCCGAGCAGCTCATCACCAAGGCCAAGCGCGGCGACCTCGCCTCGCGCCGCCGGGTGCTGGGCGTCGTCAAGGACAAGGACGTGGTCTACACCCTGTTCGACCAGATCGCGCCCCGGTACGCCAACCGCAACGGTGGCTACACCCGGATCGTGAAGACCGGCCCGCGCAAGGGTGACGCCGCTCCGATGGCGATCATCGAGCTGGTGGAGGAGCTTCAGGTCGCCGAGCCGAAGGCGAACAAGAAGACCGCCGCCCGCAAGGCCGCGCAGCAGGACAAGGTCGAGGCCCTGGCCCGCGAGGAGGAGACCCCGAAGTCGACCCCGGCTGAGGACCAGGACTCCGAGCCGCCAGTGCACGCCTCCGGTGACACCGCCGAGGCGCGCGAGGACAGCGACGAGGCCGCCGAGAACGAGAAGGCCTGA
- the truA gene encoding tRNA pseudouridine(38-40) synthase TruA — translation MDERTRLRLDVSYDGTDFSGWAVQPARRTVAGVLVETLDLVLGAGTATGLTVAGRTDAGVHATGQVCHLDLPAEVWRQHEGKLLRRLARLLPPDVRVRAMTEVPVDFDARFSATFRRYEYRVTDAPWGAEPLRRKDTLAWPKPLDLAALNAAAAGLVGEHDFAAYCRRKENATTLREVTRLDWRRDPDGILVATVQADAFCQNMVRSLVGAMLVAGDGRRGVEWPAGLLTRRERASEVTVAPAHGLTLVEVGYPADPAEYARRADLTRRLRVPVAEG, via the coding sequence GTGGACGAGCGGACCCGGCTGCGGCTGGACGTCTCGTACGACGGCACCGACTTCTCCGGCTGGGCCGTCCAACCCGCCCGGCGTACCGTCGCCGGGGTGCTCGTCGAGACGCTGGACCTGGTCCTCGGCGCGGGCACCGCGACCGGGCTGACCGTGGCCGGCCGGACCGACGCCGGCGTGCACGCCACCGGCCAGGTCTGCCATCTCGACCTGCCCGCCGAGGTGTGGCGGCAGCACGAGGGGAAACTGCTGCGCCGGCTGGCCCGGCTGCTCCCGCCCGATGTGCGGGTCCGCGCCATGACCGAGGTGCCGGTCGACTTCGACGCCCGGTTCTCGGCCACCTTCCGCCGCTACGAGTACCGGGTGACCGACGCCCCGTGGGGCGCCGAGCCGCTGCGCCGGAAGGACACCCTGGCCTGGCCGAAGCCGCTCGATCTGGCGGCGCTGAACGCCGCGGCGGCCGGCCTGGTGGGGGAGCACGACTTCGCCGCGTACTGCCGGCGCAAGGAGAACGCCACCACGCTGCGCGAGGTGACCCGGCTGGACTGGCGGCGGGACCCGGACGGGATCCTGGTCGCCACGGTGCAGGCCGACGCGTTCTGCCAGAACATGGTGCGTAGCCTGGTCGGCGCGATGCTGGTCGCCGGGGACGGCCGCCGGGGCGTCGAGTGGCCGGCCGGCCTGCTGACCCGCCGGGAACGGGCCAGTGAGGTCACCGTGGCGCCGGCGCACGGGCTGACCCTGGTCGAGGTCGGCTACCCGGCCGACCCCGCCGAGTATGCCCGCCGCGCCGACCTCACCCGCCGGCTCCGCGTACCGGTCGCCGAGGGCTGA
- a CDS encoding class I SAM-dependent methyltransferase, which translates to MTGDHYFTAEPATAAQPREVEFSVAGRDYTLASAAGVFSADRLDPGTAVLLRKAQLPAADAAGPLLDVGCGFGPITCVLATCAPAATVWAVDVNQRARDLTAANAARVGVADRVRVVAPDDVPAEVRFAQIWSNPPIRIGKGELHELLLRWLPRLAPDGVAWLVVAKHLGGDSLQRWLVEQGWQVERHASQKGYRVLRVTR; encoded by the coding sequence GTGACCGGCGACCACTACTTCACCGCTGAGCCCGCGACCGCCGCCCAGCCGCGCGAGGTCGAGTTCTCCGTCGCCGGGCGGGACTACACGCTCGCCTCGGCCGCTGGCGTCTTCTCCGCCGACCGCCTCGACCCGGGCACCGCGGTGCTGCTACGCAAGGCCCAGCTGCCGGCGGCTGACGCCGCCGGCCCGCTGCTCGACGTCGGCTGCGGCTTCGGGCCGATCACCTGCGTCCTGGCCACCTGTGCGCCGGCCGCCACCGTCTGGGCCGTCGACGTCAACCAGCGGGCCCGGGACCTGACCGCCGCGAACGCCGCCCGAGTGGGGGTCGCCGACCGGGTCCGGGTGGTCGCGCCGGACGACGTGCCGGCCGAGGTCCGGTTCGCGCAGATCTGGTCCAACCCGCCGATCCGGATCGGCAAGGGCGAGCTGCACGAGCTGCTGCTGCGCTGGCTGCCCCGGCTCGCCCCGGACGGGGTGGCCTGGCTGGTTGTCGCGAAACACCTCGGCGGGGACTCGCTGCAGCGCTGGCTGGTCGAGCAGGGCTGGCAGGTCGAGCGGCACGCCAGCCAGAAGGGGTACCGGGTGCTGCGGGTCACCCGATAA
- a CDS encoding ABC-F family ATP-binding cassette domain-containing protein, which translates to MGYVDVAGVGHILPDGRELFAEVSFRVGEGAKVALVGPNGAGKTTLLRMVAGDLPVQAGVIARSGGLGVMRQFIGMIGDDSTLADLALSLAPPALRDAGRRLAETEAAMRAAEVRGKYSTAAGKAQLAYADALAAWGEVGGYDADVLFDTVATIVLDLPWDAARDRPVRTLSGGQQKRFALELLLRGTDEVLLLDEPDNFLDVPGKRWLEARLRESGKSVLYVSHDRELLAQSADRVVAVEGGSAWVHPGGFASWHEARVARHDRLDELRRRWDEEHQKLRELMLMYKQKAAYNAGMASRYQAAQTRLRKFEEAGPPPVPPKEQDIRMRLAGGRTGKRAVICEQLELDGLTYPFDLELWYGDRVAVLGANGTGKSHFLRLLARGGTDPDPANVPVDGAALAPVAHDGVVRLGARVRPGHFSQTHDRPELLEKTLVDILWRGDEHRAGLDRHAAMAALSRYELAGQGDQRFGTLSGGQQARFLVLLLELSGATLLLLDEPTDNLDLASAEALEAGLAAFEGTVIAVTHDRWFTRSFDRFVLFRGDGEVVETPEPVWDVA; encoded by the coding sequence GTGGGTTACGTGGACGTGGCAGGGGTCGGGCACATCCTCCCGGACGGCCGGGAGCTCTTCGCCGAGGTGTCGTTCCGGGTCGGTGAGGGCGCCAAGGTGGCGCTCGTCGGGCCGAACGGTGCCGGGAAGACGACGCTGCTGCGGATGGTCGCCGGTGACCTGCCGGTGCAGGCCGGCGTGATCGCCCGCTCCGGCGGCCTTGGCGTGATGCGGCAGTTCATCGGCATGATCGGGGACGACTCGACGCTCGCCGACCTGGCGCTCTCGCTCGCCCCGCCGGCGCTGCGCGACGCCGGCCGCCGTCTCGCCGAGACCGAGGCGGCCATGCGGGCGGCCGAGGTCCGCGGCAAGTACAGCACCGCCGCCGGCAAGGCCCAGCTCGCGTACGCGGACGCGCTGGCCGCCTGGGGCGAGGTCGGCGGGTACGACGCGGACGTGCTCTTCGACACCGTCGCCACCATCGTCCTCGACCTGCCCTGGGACGCTGCCCGGGACCGTCCGGTGCGGACCCTCTCCGGCGGCCAGCAGAAGCGTTTCGCCCTGGAGTTGCTGCTCCGGGGCACCGACGAGGTGCTCCTCCTCGACGAGCCGGACAACTTCCTCGACGTACCGGGCAAGCGCTGGCTGGAGGCCCGGCTGCGCGAGTCCGGCAAGTCGGTGCTCTACGTCTCGCACGACCGGGAGCTGCTGGCGCAGAGCGCCGACCGGGTCGTCGCCGTCGAGGGCGGCAGCGCCTGGGTGCACCCGGGCGGCTTCGCCAGCTGGCACGAGGCGCGGGTGGCCCGGCACGACCGGCTCGACGAGCTCCGCAGGCGGTGGGACGAGGAGCACCAGAAGCTGCGCGAGCTGATGCTGATGTACAAGCAGAAGGCCGCGTACAACGCCGGGATGGCCTCGCGGTACCAGGCCGCGCAGACCCGGTTGCGCAAGTTCGAGGAGGCCGGGCCGCCGCCCGTACCCCCGAAGGAGCAGGACATCCGGATGCGCCTGGCCGGCGGGCGGACCGGCAAGCGCGCGGTGATCTGCGAGCAGCTCGAACTCGACGGCCTGACCTACCCCTTCGACCTGGAACTCTGGTACGGCGACCGGGTCGCCGTGCTCGGCGCGAACGGGACGGGCAAGTCGCACTTCCTCCGGTTGCTGGCGCGCGGTGGCACCGACCCGGATCCGGCGAACGTCCCGGTCGACGGCGCGGCGCTCGCGCCCGTCGCCCACGACGGCGTGGTACGCCTCGGCGCCCGGGTCCGGCCCGGCCACTTCTCGCAGACCCACGACCGGCCGGAGCTGCTGGAGAAGACGCTGGTCGACATCCTGTGGCGAGGCGACGAGCACCGGGCCGGGCTGGACCGGCACGCCGCGATGGCGGCGCTGTCCCGGTACGAGCTGGCCGGGCAGGGCGACCAACGCTTCGGCACCCTCTCCGGCGGGCAGCAGGCGCGTTTCCTGGTGCTGCTGCTGGAGCTCTCCGGCGCGACCCTGCTGCTGCTCGACGAGCCCACCGACAACCTCGACCTGGCCTCCGCCGAGGCGCTGGAGGCGGGGCTGGCCGCGTTCGAGGGGACGGTGATCGCGGTGACCCACGACCGCTGGTTCACCCGCTCCTTCGACCGGTTCGTGCTGTTCCGGGGGGACGGCGAGGTGGTCGAGACCCCCGAGCCGGTCTGGGACGTGGCGTGA
- a CDS encoding aldo/keto reductase, translated as MDLVSEMTYRRLGDSGLVVSVVGVGCNNFGRKLDLDGTRAVVEAALDAGINFFDTADIYGEPQGSSEELLGQVLKGHRDDVVVATKFGMDMHGLNGPDFGARGARRYIARAVEASLRRLGTDHIDLYQMHEPDPGTPIDETLAALDDLVRAGKVRYLGNSNFAGWQIADADWTASSQGHTRFISAQNHYSLLERSVEAEVIPACERFGLGMLPFFPLANGLLTGKYHRGEAPPAGSRLAGGGRYAERLAAANWDTIEALERYAAERGLSMLQVAIGGLAARPAVTSVIAGATTPEQVRANAEAGAWQPTEEDTAVLDAIL; from the coding sequence GTGGATCTCGTGAGTGAGATGACCTACCGCCGGTTGGGCGACTCCGGGCTCGTGGTGTCCGTGGTCGGCGTCGGCTGCAACAACTTCGGCCGCAAGCTCGACCTCGACGGCACCCGGGCGGTGGTCGAGGCCGCGCTCGATGCCGGGATCAACTTCTTCGACACCGCCGACATCTACGGTGAGCCGCAGGGCAGCTCCGAGGAACTGCTCGGGCAGGTGCTCAAGGGCCACCGCGACGACGTGGTGGTCGCTACCAAGTTCGGCATGGACATGCACGGCCTGAACGGGCCGGACTTCGGGGCCCGGGGCGCCCGCCGCTACATCGCCCGCGCCGTCGAGGCGTCGCTGCGCCGGCTCGGCACCGATCACATCGACCTGTACCAGATGCACGAACCCGACCCGGGCACCCCGATCGACGAGACACTTGCTGCTCTGGACGACCTGGTCCGCGCCGGCAAGGTCCGCTACCTGGGCAACTCGAACTTTGCCGGCTGGCAGATCGCCGACGCCGACTGGACCGCGTCGTCGCAGGGCCACACCCGCTTCATCTCCGCGCAGAACCACTACTCACTGCTGGAGCGGAGCGTCGAGGCCGAGGTCATCCCCGCCTGCGAGCGGTTCGGCCTGGGCATGCTGCCGTTCTTCCCGCTGGCCAACGGCCTGCTCACCGGCAAGTACCACCGGGGCGAGGCACCGCCGGCCGGCAGCCGGCTCGCCGGCGGCGGCCGGTACGCCGAGCGGCTCGCCGCAGCGAACTGGGACACCATCGAGGCGCTCGAGAGGTACGCGGCGGAGCGCGGGCTCTCGATGCTCCAGGTGGCCATCGGTGGCCTCGCCGCCCGGCCGGCGGTGACCTCGGTGATCGCCGGCGCCACCACGCCCGAGCAGGTACGCGCCAACGCCGAGGCGGGCGCCTGGCAGCCCACCGAAGAGGACACGGCGGTCCTCGACGCCATCCTCTGA
- a CDS encoding DUF559 domain-containing protein produces the protein MPSIPHVPRRLSFLPFQGSRAVADGLLTWTMLRGPAWHRLLPDVYVHRDGYRADDHRMWCEAAALRLPPGSAIGGRSAAFLWGADLVARAAPVTVLLPRTARMRPHRRIHVNRSALPETDRTRFAGLPVTTALRTAFDLGRQAPRTDALVAVDALLHRRVVKLPALQQYAAAHAGWPGMPLLREVLALAEPLSESPMETRLRLLLLDAGLGPLSAQHDVLDARGRFVGRVDLAWPALRVAVEYDGDHHRERDHFRQDIARLNALRAAGWLVLRFTADDVLRRPAHTVALVAQALRERNAMGVKSPR, from the coding sequence ATGCCCTCGATTCCGCATGTGCCGCGCCGGTTGTCGTTCCTGCCGTTCCAGGGCAGCAGGGCGGTCGCCGACGGGCTGCTCACCTGGACGATGCTGCGCGGTCCGGCGTGGCACCGGCTGCTGCCTGACGTATATGTGCACCGCGACGGCTATCGCGCCGATGATCACCGCATGTGGTGCGAAGCAGCCGCGCTCCGCCTGCCGCCCGGCTCGGCCATCGGGGGGCGGAGCGCCGCCTTCCTGTGGGGAGCAGACCTGGTCGCCCGGGCCGCGCCGGTCACGGTCCTGCTCCCGCGCACCGCCCGGATGCGCCCGCACCGACGCATCCACGTCAACCGTTCGGCGCTGCCGGAGACCGACCGGACGCGATTCGCTGGGCTGCCCGTCACCACCGCACTGCGGACCGCCTTCGACCTGGGGCGGCAGGCACCACGCACCGACGCGCTGGTCGCCGTTGACGCACTGCTGCACCGTCGGGTGGTCAAGCTGCCTGCTCTTCAGCAGTACGCCGCCGCGCATGCCGGCTGGCCGGGCATGCCGCTGCTCCGGGAGGTGCTGGCGCTGGCGGAGCCGCTCAGCGAGTCACCGATGGAGACCCGGCTGCGGCTGCTTCTGCTCGACGCCGGGCTGGGTCCGCTCAGCGCACAGCACGACGTGTTGGACGCCCGGGGCCGCTTCGTCGGGCGGGTGGACCTCGCCTGGCCGGCACTCCGCGTCGCGGTCGAGTACGACGGCGACCACCACCGGGAACGCGACCACTTCCGCCAGGACATCGCCCGGCTGAACGCCCTTCGGGCGGCCGGCTGGCTGGTGCTGCGCTTCACCGCCGACGACGTGCTGCGCCGGCCCGCCCACACGGTAGCCCTGGTCGCCCAGGCCCTTCGCGAGCGGAACGCCATGGGTGTCAAATCCCCTCGTTGA
- a CDS encoding cupin domain-containing protein — MTELSADLELGPVGQEIVFENDKVRVWHIRLEPGERQPLHRHDHPYLVIAVQGAKNVVQTIDGTTIDADEPTGGVVYRDPGAVHMLTNVGDTTYLARLVEFK; from the coding sequence ATGACCGAACTCTCCGCCGACCTCGAGCTCGGCCCTGTGGGCCAGGAGATCGTCTTCGAGAACGACAAGGTACGCGTCTGGCACATCCGCCTGGAGCCGGGCGAACGGCAGCCGCTGCACCGCCACGACCACCCGTACCTGGTGATCGCGGTCCAGGGCGCGAAGAACGTCGTGCAGACCATCGACGGCACCACGATCGACGCCGACGAGCCGACCGGCGGGGTGGTCTACCGCGACCCGGGCGCGGTGCACATGCTGACCAACGTCGGGGACACCACCTACCTGGCCCGGCTGGTCGAGTTTAAGTAG
- a CDS encoding LLM class F420-dependent oxidoreductase, with amino-acid sequence MRVSVFTEPHRGARYDDQLRFARRVEETGFEGFFRADHYRSMSDDPGLPGPTDAWLTLAALARETSRIRLGTLVTSATFRLPGPLALLVAQVDQMSGGRVELGIGAGWYEREHTAYGIPFPAVGERFDRLAEQLEIITGLWGTPSGETYSFKGEHYQLVDAPALPKPVQRPGPPVIVGGRGPKRTPELAARYANEFNLPFQGVAETAAAYQRVRQACERVGRTASGRPPLVFSTGIVVAIGRTDAEAQRRAAPLHVKSALPPEDAVVGSPAQLVDRLGEFAGIGATRAYLRLTDFDDLDHLELIAAEVLPQLDGIR; translated from the coding sequence ATGCGGGTGTCGGTGTTCACCGAGCCGCACCGCGGCGCCCGCTACGACGACCAGCTCCGGTTCGCCCGGCGGGTCGAGGAGACGGGCTTCGAGGGCTTCTTCCGGGCCGACCACTACCGTTCGATGAGCGACGACCCGGGGCTGCCCGGCCCGACCGACGCCTGGCTGACGCTCGCCGCGCTGGCCCGGGAGACCTCCCGGATCCGGCTCGGCACCCTGGTCACCTCGGCGACCTTCCGGCTGCCCGGTCCGCTGGCCCTGCTGGTGGCCCAGGTGGACCAGATGAGCGGCGGCCGGGTCGAGCTGGGCATCGGCGCCGGCTGGTACGAGCGGGAGCACACCGCGTACGGCATCCCTTTCCCCGCCGTGGGCGAGCGGTTCGACCGCCTGGCCGAGCAGCTGGAGATCATCACCGGGCTGTGGGGCACCCCGTCGGGCGAGACGTACAGCTTCAAGGGCGAGCACTACCAGCTGGTCGACGCGCCCGCGCTCCCCAAGCCGGTGCAGCGGCCGGGGCCGCCGGTGATCGTCGGCGGGCGGGGCCCGAAGCGCACCCCCGAGCTGGCCGCCCGGTACGCCAACGAGTTCAACCTGCCGTTCCAGGGCGTCGCCGAGACGGCCGCCGCGTACCAGCGGGTCCGCCAGGCGTGCGAGCGGGTCGGTCGCACGGCTTCCGGCCGGCCACCGCTGGTCTTCTCCACCGGGATCGTGGTGGCGATCGGGCGTACCGACGCGGAGGCGCAGCGACGGGCCGCGCCGCTGCACGTCAAGAGCGCCCTGCCGCCGGAGGACGCGGTGGTCGGCTCCCCCGCGCAGCTCGTCGACCGGCTCGGCGAGTTCGCCGGGATCGGCGCCACCCGGGCGTACCTGCGCCTGACCGACTTCGACGACCTCGACCACCTGGAGCTCATCGCCGCCGAGGTGCTCCCCCAACTGGACGGGATCCGATGA